TTCGTCCCGGATGCCGCGCTCTCGTTGTGCGCGGTGCACAAGAGGGCTAGCGCGGGTTGTAGCGGACTTCGACCGTGCGCAGCATCTCCTCGACGTCAGGAGTCTGCGGCGTGACCGGCTCGCAGCGATACATGCGAGCGACGATATCGGACGGGATCCTAGTGTCGTTGGGGTCGTGTTTGGTGACCGCGTAGACCACCGATAAGCCCTTGACCACGCGCCCGAACGTCGTGAAGTACTCGTCGAGATGCAGCTGCGGCGACTCGGTGATGTAATATTGGCTGCCGCCCGAGTCGAAGATCGGCGATGAACCTTTATAGTCAAGGCCGAGCGAGATCATGCCGGTGAGCTGCTCGATCGGGTTGACCTCGTCTGGCACGTTGAAGCCCGGGCCGCCGCTGCCCGTCGTCTTGCCGGCGTCCGGATTGCCGCCCTGGATCACGAAGTTGGGGATCACGCGATCGAGCAGCGAGTTGTTATAGAAGCCGGCGTCGACGAGGCGCAAGAACGCGTCGACGTGGTACGGCGCCGCATCGGGGAACAGCTCGACCACGATCACGCCTTTGTTGGCGACGATGGCCACTTGCGGATGGTCGCCGATCGGTGCGCCGGACGGCAGCGGCTTGGGTTCGACTTGATCGTCTGGAGGAACGGCCGGCGGGCGCGTGTCCACGAACGTGTTGTCGCCCATCGCGCTGAGCACGTTGGAGACTTCCACGCGCACGCGCCACGAGGGATCTTTCGCCAGCAGCCGCACCGCGACGATGAACGACTTGTCTTTGAGCCGCCCGATCGCTTTGACCGCATACATGCGCACCAGTTCTTGCTGATCGGCGAGCATCGTGCGCAGCAAGCCCGGGTTGGTGTCGAAGTAACTGCGGTAGATGGCCCACGCCATGCGCCAGCGCGTCTCCGGGTCGCGCTCGGTGCTGAACGAGTTGTCGAGCAGCTTGCCTGTGGTCGCCTTGAGCATCTGCGAGATCTGGGGTTTGGCGGCGAAGCCCGATTCGCCCAAGCCGATCGCCGCCTTGCCGCGCACGAAGGCGTCGCCGCTGGACAGAAGATCCGAAAGCGTTTCGACCGCGCTGCTGCCGCCGATGCGGCCGAGCGAATCGGCCGCCGTGCCCGCGACCAGCGGCGAACCATGCAGCGCCGCCGTGCGCAACGCGGGCAGCGCATCTGCCGACGCGATCACGCCGAGGCCGAATGCCGCGGCCGCGCGCACGTTCTCAGGTTGTGAGGGCGACAGCAACGGCGTCAGCAGCGGTACGCCGGCGACGTTGCGCAGCCGTCCGATCGCGAGCGCGGCGCGCGCCACGACCGCCGGATCGCTGGACTTGAGGAACGGTTCGAGTTGGCTTGGCGTCGTCTTGCGGTTGCGCTCGAGCTTGCCGATCTGACCGTACGGTGAACTGTCCGGCAGGCTCGGAGTCGGCGCTGACATGCCGCGCGTCGCCGCCGGTTGCGGCGATGCGCTCGAGCTCGGCGTCGGCGACGGCGATGCCGCCAGCAGCGAAGCAGACGCCAGAAGAGCGCCTGCGGCGATAACGAACCGCTTGGTCATGGGCCGGGGGTTAGGCGCGTACCGCGGGTGCGCCTTTCGCGGTCATTCGGTCTGCCAGTAGTCCTTGAGCGCTTTGCCGCGGCTAGGATGGCGCAGT
The sequence above is drawn from the Candidatus Eremiobacteraceae bacterium genome and encodes:
- a CDS encoding peptidylprolyl isomerase encodes the protein MTKRFVIAAGALLASASLLAASPSPTPSSSASPQPAATRGMSAPTPSLPDSSPYGQIGKLERNRKTTPSQLEPFLKSSDPAVVARAALAIGRLRNVAGVPLLTPLLSPSQPENVRAAAAFGLGVIASADALPALRTAALHGSPLVAGTAADSLGRIGGSSAVETLSDLLSSGDAFVRGKAAIGLGESGFAAKPQISQMLKATTGKLLDNSFSTERDPETRWRMAWAIYRSYFDTNPGLLRTMLADQQELVRMYAVKAIGRLKDKSFIVAVRLLAKDPSWRVRVEVSNVLSAMGDNTFVDTRPPAVPPDDQVEPKPLPSGAPIGDHPQVAIVANKGVIVVELFPDAAPYHVDAFLRLVDAGFYNNSLLDRVIPNFVIQGGNPDAGKTTGSGGPGFNVPDEVNPIEQLTGMISLGLDYKGSSPIFDSGGSQYYITESPQLHLDEYFTTFGRVVKGLSVVYAVTKHDPNDTRIPSDIVARMYRCEPVTPQTPDVEEMLRTVEVRYNPR